Proteins encoded by one window of Rhineura floridana isolate rRhiFlo1 chromosome 9, rRhiFlo1.hap2, whole genome shotgun sequence:
- the LOC133363822 gene encoding 16 kDa beta-galactoside-binding lectin-like isoform X1: MECGFESLLTDPWAPCLPSPKTRLVASAFQLQHGDTVQVKGKILPDAKDFVVNLGEDCDNLVLHFNPRFDHQKEVNTIVCNSKQYGVCGKEQREPGFPFEQGGNVQLSFTFLPLEMKVMLAEGHGFSFPNRLGLKTIEYIAVEGDFKVRVLKFL, from the exons GGTTTCGAAAGTCTGCTCACTGATCCTTGGGCTCCGTGTCTTCCCAGCCCAAAGACT AGATTGGTTGCTAGTGCATTTCAGCTGCAGCACGGAGACACGGTCCAAGTGAAGGGGAAGATCTTGCCAGATGCCAAAGA TTTTGTTGTGAATCTGGGCGAAGACTGTGACAACCTCGTTCTTCACTTCAACCCACGCTTTGACCACCAGAAGGAGGTGAACACCATTGTCTGCAACTCCAAGCAATATGGGGTGTGCGGGAAAGAGCAGAGAGAGCCTGGCTTCCCTTTTGAGCAAGGAGGCAACGTTCAG CTTTCCTTCACCTTCCTTCCTTTGGAGATGAAAGTAATGCTGGCCGAGGGTCACGGGTTTTCCTTCCCCAACCGGCTGGGCCTGAAGACCATCGAGTACATTGCGGTGGAAGGAGACTTCAAAGTCAGAGTTCTCAAATTCCTCTAA
- the LOC133363822 gene encoding galectin-1-like isoform X2, with protein MECGFESLLTDPWAPCLPSPKTRLVASAFQLQHGDTVQVKGKILPDAKDFVVNLGEDCDNLVLHFNPRFDHQKEVNTIVCNSKQYGVCGKEQREPGFPFEQGGNVQQEKGQGNMLEDSSQGPTYSSFMLIGS; from the exons GGTTTCGAAAGTCTGCTCACTGATCCTTGGGCTCCGTGTCTTCCCAGCCCAAAGACT AGATTGGTTGCTAGTGCATTTCAGCTGCAGCACGGAGACACGGTCCAAGTGAAGGGGAAGATCTTGCCAGATGCCAAAGA TTTTGTTGTGAATCTGGGCGAAGACTGTGACAACCTCGTTCTTCACTTCAACCCACGCTTTGACCACCAGAAGGAGGTGAACACCATTGTCTGCAACTCCAAGCAATATGGGGTGTGCGGGAAAGAGCAGAGAGAGCCTGGCTTCCCTTTTGAGCAAGGAGGCAACGTTCAG caggaaaaaggacaaggaaacatgttagaagactcttctcaggggccaacatactcctctttcatgctgattggctcgtag